Proteins from a single region of Runella sp. SP2:
- a CDS encoding TolC family protein, translated as MKKRYISAFIALILPFWGESGLLWGQVGVTLSEVVEMARNQSISARQAATTKETKYWEYRTFLSNYKPQLTLNGNLPAFSRSFIEVRQPDGTIQFQPVRNNNSSLNLSLSQSIAATGGSIYATSQLQRFDDFDRKNTLYNGTPFAVGYMQPLLRFNSFKWDKKIEPLKFNESQQAYVESLEQISLQASGLFFDLLLAQVNLQIAETNLTNTDNILKVAKEKFELGKTSRNEILQLQLELLKTQKAVGVSKRDLEIASLNLKSFIGVQNEGKLVLNTPRPPVAMLLSTDKAIAEAFANRADAIGFSRRKLEAERAVSKAKGDNGLNATLTATMGFSNRGQTVPELYRKPQDQQTVELQLDIPILDWGRSKSRTKTAEAQRQLTQYAVEQDQQNFRQEIYTQVSLFEMLRDQLALTVEADSIASEKYKIAQERYVLGNLSITDLSIAFTEKDQAKRDYIYALRDYWGAYYKLRQLTLYDFETNSKLK; from the coding sequence ATGAAAAAGAGATACATATCCGCATTTATTGCGCTTATACTACCCTTTTGGGGAGAAAGTGGGTTGCTTTGGGGGCAAGTAGGGGTGACCCTTTCGGAAGTAGTAGAAATGGCTCGTAATCAGTCGATTTCGGCGCGGCAAGCGGCTACTACCAAAGAAACTAAGTACTGGGAATACCGCACGTTTTTGTCGAACTACAAACCTCAACTAACCCTCAACGGAAACTTGCCCGCTTTCAGTCGGTCGTTTATTGAAGTACGTCAGCCCGATGGAACGATTCAGTTCCAACCTGTTCGGAACAATAACTCTTCCTTGAACCTATCGCTGAGCCAGAGTATTGCTGCCACGGGAGGAAGTATTTATGCGACATCGCAGTTGCAGCGTTTTGATGATTTTGACCGTAAAAATACCCTTTACAACGGTACCCCATTTGCCGTTGGGTATATGCAGCCGTTGCTACGCTTCAACTCGTTTAAGTGGGACAAAAAAATTGAGCCATTAAAATTTAACGAAAGCCAACAAGCCTACGTAGAATCGTTGGAACAAATTTCGTTGCAGGCCAGTGGATTATTTTTCGATTTGTTGTTGGCGCAAGTCAATTTACAAATTGCCGAAACAAACTTGACCAACACCGATAATATTCTAAAAGTAGCCAAAGAGAAATTTGAATTGGGAAAAACAAGTCGCAACGAAATTCTTCAACTACAGTTAGAATTGCTCAAAACCCAAAAAGCAGTAGGTGTTTCAAAGCGTGATTTAGAAATCGCGTCGCTCAATTTGAAAAGCTTTATTGGTGTTCAAAACGAGGGAAAACTCGTTTTGAACACGCCACGTCCTCCAGTTGCGATGCTATTATCAACGGACAAGGCCATTGCGGAGGCATTTGCCAATCGGGCCGATGCCATTGGGTTTAGTCGTCGAAAATTAGAGGCTGAACGAGCTGTCTCCAAAGCCAAAGGCGACAACGGGCTGAATGCCACGCTGACGGCTACGATGGGCTTTTCGAACCGAGGACAAACCGTGCCTGAACTGTACCGCAAACCCCAAGACCAACAAACCGTCGAACTACAACTTGACATCCCGATTTTGGACTGGGGGCGGTCGAAATCGCGTACCAAAACCGCCGAAGCACAGCGCCAGCTAACGCAGTATGCTGTGGAGCAAGACCAACAAAATTTTCGCCAAGAAATTTACACCCAAGTATCTCTCTTTGAGATGCTTCGCGACCAGCTAGCGCTCACCGTCGAAGCCGATAGCATTGCCTCAGAAAAATACAAAATTGCCCAAGAACGCTACGTATTAGGCAACTTGAGCATTACGGATTTGAGCATTGCTTTTACCGAAAAAGACCAAGCCAAGCGCGATTATATTTATGCCTTGCGCGATTATTGGGGAGCGTATTATAAACTCCGTCAGTTGACGTTGTACGATTTTGAAACCAACAGTAAATTAAAATAA
- a CDS encoding ABC transporter ATP-binding protein, producing MIQLKNIEKVYRTATIETVALNKVNLSVEKGEFVSIMGPSGCGKSTLLNIIGLLDEPSKGQVEIDGKQTNGLSDAQLASFRNQTLGFIFQSFHLINDLPVLDNVELPLLYRNVSGAERSRLASEALEKVGLSNRMKHYPNQLSGGQKQRVAIARAIVGQPEIILADEPTGNLDSNMGNEIMDILLTLNQRDNTTIVMVTHDENMAKRTHRLIRLFDGSQVS from the coding sequence ATGATACAGCTAAAAAACATCGAAAAAGTCTATCGCACAGCCACGATAGAGACAGTCGCGCTCAACAAAGTGAATTTGAGCGTCGAAAAAGGAGAATTTGTGTCGATTATGGGGCCTTCGGGTTGCGGAAAAAGTACCCTGCTCAACATCATTGGGCTGCTCGATGAGCCTTCCAAAGGGCAAGTGGAAATTGACGGAAAACAAACCAACGGCCTTTCGGATGCACAATTGGCGAGTTTCCGCAACCAAACCCTCGGATTTATCTTCCAAAGTTTCCATTTGATTAATGACTTGCCTGTTTTGGACAACGTAGAATTACCCTTGTTGTACCGCAACGTGTCGGGTGCCGAACGTAGTCGCTTGGCCTCGGAAGCGCTTGAGAAAGTAGGGTTAAGCAACCGCATGAAACACTATCCCAACCAGCTTTCGGGTGGGCAAAAACAACGCGTGGCCATTGCACGAGCCATTGTGGGGCAACCCGAAATTATCTTGGCCGATGAGCCAACGGGAAATTTGGACAGTAACATGGGTAACGAGATCATGGACATCTTACTCACCCTCAACCAGCGCGATAACACCACGATTGTAATGGTAACGCACGACGAAAACATGGCCAAGCGCACACATCGTTTGATTCGATTATTTGACGGCTCACAGGTATCCTAA
- a CDS encoding efflux RND transporter periplasmic adaptor subunit, whose protein sequence is MDRELPEESKKQQSRRRWLWIAVGTSGIVLAVWLLRNSFGNSINQKDVRLATAEVGDVENTLTASGEVQPDFEAVITSPITAVIQQTYLEPGASVKVGDKILELDKEFTQLSFDKQKDQLELKRNGIVKLRWELDKSVYDLKINDSIKGLKINSFRAEVENAKRLFRAGGGTREAIEQAEQTLRIAQLEKRQLENDIRIKQQTVKADIKESEIEAQIQAKDLQELQRKLQQANITANRSGVLTYVNKNIGSKVAEGEVLARLADLSGFKIIGAISDNYAEQIRIGMGVVVRVNETLLRGTLTNISPSVQNNIVNFDIQLDEKGHKLLRPKMKVEVFPITDAHSKVVRVTNGAGFTGVPVQDVFVLRNDGKAERRTVKVGLANFDYVEILEGIKAGEKVIISDMSKFKNAKEVELIP, encoded by the coding sequence ATGGACAGAGAGTTACCAGAAGAAAGTAAAAAGCAACAATCGCGCCGCCGTTGGCTTTGGATAGCTGTAGGCACAAGCGGGATTGTCCTTGCCGTATGGTTGCTGCGAAATTCCTTTGGAAATAGCATCAACCAAAAAGATGTGCGGCTCGCTACCGCAGAAGTGGGCGACGTGGAAAATACGCTCACTGCATCGGGCGAAGTACAGCCCGATTTTGAAGCCGTTATTACCAGCCCCATTACCGCAGTCATTCAGCAAACGTACCTAGAGCCTGGGGCTTCGGTGAAGGTAGGCGACAAAATTTTGGAGTTGGACAAAGAGTTTACCCAATTAAGCTTTGACAAACAAAAAGACCAACTCGAACTGAAACGCAACGGAATCGTCAAACTCCGCTGGGAGTTGGATAAAAGCGTGTATGATTTGAAAATCAACGACTCCATCAAAGGCTTAAAAATCAATAGCTTTCGGGCGGAAGTAGAAAATGCCAAGCGACTGTTTCGTGCAGGAGGAGGCACACGGGAGGCCATTGAGCAAGCAGAACAGACGTTACGCATCGCCCAACTCGAAAAACGCCAACTCGAAAATGATATTCGGATTAAGCAACAAACGGTGAAGGCCGACATCAAAGAGTCGGAAATCGAGGCGCAAATTCAGGCGAAAGATTTGCAAGAACTTCAACGCAAACTGCAACAAGCAAATATCACGGCGAACCGCTCGGGGGTATTGACCTACGTCAACAAAAATATTGGCTCCAAAGTCGCAGAAGGAGAAGTGTTGGCGCGTTTGGCCGATTTGAGTGGATTCAAAATCATTGGTGCCATCTCGGATAATTATGCCGAACAAATCCGAATCGGAATGGGAGTCGTGGTCAGGGTCAATGAGACGTTGCTTAGAGGTACGTTGACGAATATCTCTCCTTCGGTTCAAAACAACATCGTCAATTTTGACATTCAACTCGACGAGAAAGGGCATAAACTTCTACGCCCCAAAATGAAGGTCGAAGTCTTCCCCATTACGGATGCGCACTCGAAAGTGGTCCGAGTGACCAATGGCGCGGGTTTTACGGGAGTTCCTGTTCAGGATGTGTTTGTCCTTCGCAACGACGGCAAAGCCGAGCGCCGCACGGTAAAGGTGGGCTTGGCCAACTTTGATTATGTCGAGATTTTGGAGGGTATCAAAGCGGGAGAAAAGGTGATTATCTCAGACATGAGCAAGTTTAAAAACGCGAAAGAGGTCGAACTTATCCCCTAA